A window of the Kosakonia sp. BYX6 genome harbors these coding sequences:
- the wcaA gene encoding colanic acid biosynthesis glycosyltransferase WcaA — protein MSTTANPLISIYMPTWNRQQLAIRAIKSVLRQDYPHWEMIIVDDCSASFEQLQQFVEELGDARVSYTRNAINSGACAVRNQAILQATGQYITGIDDDDEWTPNRLSVFLANKHLLTTRAFLYANDYVCQGEVYAQPASLPLYPKSPFSRKLFYKRNIVGNQVFTWGWRFKECLFDTQLKAAQDYDIFLRMVEEYGEPWKIEEATQILHINHGEMQITSSPKKFSGYFHFYRKHKDKFDRASKKYQLFTLYQIRNKRMNWRTLLTLFSLRNGKRLADGLRGK, from the coding sequence ATGAGCACAACAGCAAACCCATTAATTTCAATTTATATGCCAACCTGGAACCGGCAGCAGCTGGCAATCCGCGCCATTAAATCGGTGCTGCGCCAGGATTACCCGCATTGGGAAATGATCATCGTCGATGACTGCTCCGCGTCGTTCGAACAGCTACAACAGTTTGTTGAGGAATTGGGTGACGCGCGCGTGAGCTACACGCGCAACGCTATCAACTCCGGCGCCTGCGCAGTGCGCAACCAGGCTATTTTGCAGGCCACCGGCCAGTACATCACCGGGATTGATGACGATGATGAATGGACGCCGAACCGCCTGTCGGTATTCCTGGCGAATAAACATCTCCTCACTACGCGCGCGTTTCTCTACGCCAATGACTATGTCTGCCAGGGCGAAGTGTACGCGCAACCGGCCAGTTTGCCGCTGTATCCCAAATCGCCGTTCTCCCGCAAGTTGTTCTATAAGCGCAACATTGTGGGTAACCAGGTGTTTACCTGGGGCTGGCGCTTCAAAGAGTGTCTGTTCGATACCCAGCTAAAAGCCGCTCAGGATTACGACATTTTCCTGCGGATGGTGGAAGAGTACGGAGAGCCGTGGAAAATCGAAGAGGCCACGCAAATCCTGCACATCAACCACGGTGAAATGCAGATCACCTCTTCGCCGAAGAAATTTTCCGGCTACTTCCATTTTTATCGCAAGCACAAAGACAAGTTCGACCGTGCCAGCAAAAAATATCAGCTCTTTACGTTGTACCAGATCCGTAATAAGCGGATGAACTGGCGCACGCTGCTAACGCTGTTTTCGCTGCGTAACGGCAAACGTCTGGCTGATGGCCTGCGGGGGAAATAA
- the wcaB gene encoding colanic acid biosynthesis acetyltransferase WcaB, with product MRLEDFRANHWNLRPCCMVAAYRIAHFCSVWRKKHVINNLWAAPVILLYRFITECLFGYEIQAAATIGRRFTIHHGYAVVINKNVVAGDDFVIRHGVTIGNRGADNMACPVIGNSVELGANVVMIGEITIGNNVTVGAGSVVLDSVPDNALVVGEKARVKVIK from the coding sequence ATGCGACTGGAAGATTTTCGCGCGAACCACTGGAACCTGCGCCCGTGCTGCATGGTTGCGGCCTATCGCATTGCACACTTTTGTTCGGTATGGCGTAAAAAGCATGTCATCAACAACCTATGGGCGGCGCCGGTCATTCTGTTGTACCGCTTTATCACCGAATGCCTGTTTGGTTACGAGATTCAGGCCGCTGCGACCATCGGTCGCCGTTTCACCATTCATCATGGCTATGCGGTGGTGATCAACAAAAACGTCGTTGCCGGGGATGATTTCGTGATTCGTCACGGCGTGACCATCGGTAATCGCGGCGCGGATAACATGGCCTGCCCGGTCATTGGCAACAGCGTTGAGCTGGGCGCGAACGTGGTCATGATCGGCGAAATTACGATCGGAAATAATGTCACCGTCGGCGCGGGCAGTGTGGTGCTCGACAGTGTGCCGGATAACGCGTTGGTGGTGGGTGAGAAAGCGCGTGTGAAGGTGATCAAATGA
- the wzc gene encoding tyrosine-protein kinase Wzc yields the protein MTEKTHHSHSAAPVVGNDEIDIGRLLGTIIEARWWVLGITSVFALVALVYCLFATPIYSADALVQIEQNTGSSLVQDLNSALTNKPPASDAEIQLIQSRLVLGKTVDDLDLDISVVKNTFPLFGAGWDRLMGRQNETVKVTTFTLAKGMAEQTFTVKVLSPKQYLLSSDGGFEARGEVGKLLSKDGVTMMVGAIQASNDSEFTVTKFSTLGMINNLQNNLTVMENGKDTGVLSLSYTGEDRDQIRAILNSITRNYLEQNIARKSEEAEKSLIFLDKQLPEVRQNLDVAEDKLNTYRQTKDSVDLPLEAKSVLDSMVNIDSQLNELTFKEAEISKLYTKVHPAYRTLLEKRQALEDEKAKLNNRITAMPQTQQEIVRLTRDVESGQQVYMQLLNKQQELRITQASTVGDVRIVDPAITQPGVLKPKKALIILGSIILGLIISVVGVLLRALFNRGVESPQVLEEHGISVYASIPLSEWQKARDSVKTIKGAKRYKQSQLLAVGNPTDLAIEAVRSLRTSLHFAMMQANNNVLMMTGVSPSIGKTFVCANLAAVISQTNKRVLLIDCDMRKGYTHELLGTDNINGLSDVLAGKGSVENCAKPTSISNFDLVPRGQVPPNPSELLMSERFSQLVKWASSQYDLVLIDTPPILAVTDAAVVGRHAGTTLMVARYAVNTLKEIQTSLSRFEQNGIQVKGVILNSIFRRASGYQDYGYYEYEYKSDSK from the coding sequence ATGACAGAGAAAACACACCATTCGCATTCTGCTGCCCCGGTGGTGGGCAATGACGAAATCGATATTGGCCGATTGCTCGGCACAATCATTGAGGCTCGCTGGTGGGTACTGGGCATCACTTCGGTGTTTGCACTGGTCGCGCTCGTGTACTGCCTGTTCGCGACGCCCATCTACAGTGCTGATGCACTGGTGCAGATCGAACAAAACACCGGCAGCTCGCTGGTTCAGGATCTGAACAGCGCATTGACCAACAAACCGCCGGCGTCCGACGCTGAAATCCAACTTATCCAGTCACGTCTGGTGCTGGGCAAAACCGTTGACGATCTTGATCTCGACATCTCCGTGGTAAAAAACACTTTTCCACTGTTTGGTGCGGGTTGGGATCGTTTGATGGGTCGCCAGAACGAAACCGTGAAAGTCACTACGTTCACGCTGGCGAAAGGCATGGCGGAACAAACCTTTACGGTGAAAGTGCTGAGCCCGAAACAGTATCTGTTAAGCAGTGACGGCGGTTTTGAAGCACGCGGCGAAGTCGGCAAACTGTTGAGTAAAGACGGCGTCACCATGATGGTGGGCGCGATTCAGGCCTCGAACGACAGCGAATTCACCGTGACCAAATTCTCGACGCTTGGCATGATCAACAATCTGCAAAACAACCTGACGGTAATGGAAAACGGTAAAGATACCGGGGTGCTGAGCCTGAGCTACACCGGCGAAGATCGCGACCAGATCCGCGCCATTCTTAACAGCATCACCCGTAACTACCTCGAGCAGAACATTGCGCGCAAGTCAGAAGAAGCAGAAAAGAGCCTGATCTTCCTTGATAAGCAACTGCCGGAAGTGCGTCAGAACCTGGACGTAGCGGAAGACAAGCTCAATACCTACCGCCAGACGAAAGATTCCGTTGACCTGCCGCTGGAAGCGAAATCGGTACTCGACTCGATGGTTAACATCGACTCGCAGTTAAACGAATTGACCTTTAAAGAAGCGGAAATCTCCAAGCTTTATACCAAAGTGCACCCGGCGTACCGCACGCTGCTGGAAAAACGCCAGGCACTGGAAGATGAGAAAGCGAAACTGAATAACCGCATTACCGCGATGCCGCAAACGCAACAGGAAATTGTTCGCCTGACGCGTGACGTGGAATCCGGTCAGCAGGTGTACATGCAGTTGCTGAACAAACAGCAAGAACTGCGCATTACACAGGCCAGTACCGTGGGGGATGTGCGTATCGTCGACCCGGCCATTACCCAGCCTGGCGTACTGAAACCGAAGAAAGCGCTGATCATTCTCGGCAGCATTATTTTGGGTCTGATTATCTCGGTGGTTGGTGTGCTGTTGCGCGCGCTGTTCAACCGTGGAGTCGAAAGCCCGCAGGTTCTGGAAGAGCATGGCATCAGCGTTTACGCCAGCATCCCGCTGTCCGAGTGGCAAAAAGCGCGGGATAGCGTCAAAACCATCAAAGGCGCGAAGCGTTACAAGCAGAGCCAGTTGCTGGCGGTCGGTAACCCAACCGATCTGGCGATTGAAGCGGTACGTAGCCTGCGCACCAGCTTGCACTTCGCCATGATGCAGGCCAACAACAACGTATTGATGATGACCGGGGTCAGCCCGTCAATCGGTAAAACCTTTGTCTGCGCCAACCTGGCGGCAGTGATTAGCCAGACCAACAAACGTGTGCTGCTGATCGACTGCGATATGCGTAAAGGCTACACCCACGAACTGTTGGGCACGGACAACATTAACGGTCTGTCGGATGTGCTGGCAGGGAAAGGCTCGGTAGAAAACTGTGCGAAACCAACCTCGATCAGCAATTTCGACCTGGTTCCACGTGGTCAGGTGCCGCCGAACCCGTCTGAACTGTTGATGAGCGAGCGCTTCTCGCAATTGGTGAAATGGGCCAGCAGCCAGTATGACCTGGTGCTGATCGATACCCCACCAATCCTCGCGGTAACGGATGCCGCCGTCGTCGGTCGCCATGCAGGCACCACGCTGATGGTCGCGCGTTACGCCGTGAACACGCTGAAAGAGATCCAGACCAGCCTGAGCCGCTTCGAGCAGAACGGTATTCAGGTGAAAGGGGTGATCCTGAACTCGATTTTCCGTCGCGCCAGTGGTTATCAGGATTACGGTTACTACGAATACGAATACAAGTCCGATTCGAAATAA